The genome window GGCGCTGGCGTTCACCGCCGCCGCCGCGGAGCTGAAATTTGACTTTGCCGGCACGCTGGTGGGCGAAACGCCCAAAGGTTTCCGCAGCGTGGTGGTGGGCCAGGGCGCGCCCGGCCAATGGGAAATCGTGCGTGACGCCGGGCCGGACGCGGAAAAGTTGTCGCCCAGCGGGAGCGCAGCGTCCGGGACGCGGCCGGTGCTGGCCCAGCTCTCGCGCATCAAGGGCGAGGAGCGGTTTCCGGTGCTGCTGTATGAGGGGGAGAGTTTTGAAGATTTCACCTTCCGGGTGCGCTTCAAAGTGGTGGGGGGCGAGGACGAGCAGATGGCTGGAATCGTGTTTCGCGCCCAGGATGAAAAAAACATGTACGTGCTGCGGGCCAACGCCAAAGATGGGAATGTGCGGTTCTATGCGGTGGTGGACGGGCGGCGCACGCCGCCGGTGGGCAACAATGTGCCGGTGCCGCTGAACCAGTGGCACGAGTTGAAGGTGGAAGCCAAGGGCAACCGCCTGGTTTGTTCGTTCAACGGCCAGCCGCTGGGCAATTTCATCACGGACAACACCTTCAAGAGCGGCAAGGTGGGATTTTGGACGATGTCGGATTCGGTGAGTTACTTTG of Verrucomicrobiia bacterium contains these proteins:
- a CDS encoding DUF1080 domain-containing protein, which codes for MKWFCIAAATGALAFTAAAAELKFDFAGTLVGETPKGFRSVVVGQGAPGQWEIVRDAGPDAEKLSPSGSAASGTRPVLAQLSRIKGEERFPVLLYEGESFEDFTFRVRFKVVGGEDEQMAGIVFRAQDEKNMYVLRANAKDGNVRFYAVVDGRRTPPVGNNVPVPLNQWHELKVEAKGNRLVCSFNGQPLGNFITDNTFKSGKVGFWTMSDSVSYFADAVVSYTPREALADAIIRDTMKKYPRLLGLQICAAPPGQQEPQVIASTNPQERGQPGSKAVADILARGTIYHQWGKEDATVFMPLRDRNGEVVAVARVTMDTFWGQTEKNLLARALPIVKYMQARIHAHKDLFE